A genomic segment from Anaerolineae bacterium encodes:
- a CDS encoding 1-acyl-sn-glycerol-3-phosphate acyltransferase, translating into MTATLRRRALHRFLGTLFRWLTRVEVEGWVRIPHQGGALLAVNHLSRLDPPLIFVLCERHDLTALVAEKYRHWPIIRQMVDTVDGIWINRFAPDAQALRRALRHLRGGGMLGIAPEGTRSKTGGLMRGKPGVVYLAALSGVPIVPIAIYGTERWWHQWLRCRRPVIFVRVGEPFVVGRLPDENRDAWLQEKADEVMLRIAALLPPEYRGVYARHPRLREFLQPDKEEP; encoded by the coding sequence ATGACCGCTACCCTTCGTCGTCGAGCATTGCACAGGTTTCTGGGGACTTTGTTCCGCTGGCTGACCCGGGTCGAGGTGGAGGGCTGGGTACGCATCCCCCACCAGGGGGGAGCCCTCCTGGCCGTCAATCACTTGAGCCGCCTGGACCCGCCGTTGATTTTCGTCCTCTGTGAGCGGCATGACCTGACCGCTCTGGTAGCCGAGAAATACCGCCACTGGCCTATCATCCGGCAGATGGTGGACACAGTGGACGGCATCTGGATCAACCGTTTTGCCCCCGACGCCCAGGCCCTGCGCCGCGCGCTGCGTCATCTGCGCGGGGGAGGGATGCTGGGCATTGCACCGGAGGGCACGCGCAGCAAAACCGGAGGGCTGATGCGCGGCAAACCGGGCGTGGTGTATCTGGCGGCCCTTTCCGGAGTGCCTATCGTGCCCATTGCCATTTACGGTACCGAACGCTGGTGGCACCAATGGCTGCGCTGCCGCCGCCCGGTGATCTTTGTGCGCGTGGGGGAACCGTTCGTTGTGGGGCGTTTGCCTGATGAAAATCGCGATGCCTGGCTGCAGGAGAAAGCCGACGAGGTGATGCTCCGCATTGCGGCGTTGTTGCCGCCGGAATACCGGGGGGTGTACGCCCGGCATCCCCGTTTGCGCGAGTTTCTCCAGCCGGACAAGGAGGAACCATGA
- a CDS encoding proline--tRNA ligase: protein MSNKLPSRSENFAEWYNRLVLEAELADYAPVRGCMVVRPYGWALWENIKDALDRRFKATGHVNAAFPLLIPMSFLEKEKEHVEGFSPELAVVTHGGGEKLAEPLVVRPTSETIIGYMYAKWIKSYRDLPVLINQWGNVVRWELRTKLFLRTLEFYWQEGHTAHATAEEAEEETLRMLRVYEDFAVNEAAVPVVPGLKTESEKFAGAVRSYTIEAMMGDTKALQAGTSHFLGQNFAKAFNIQYLDQNNQLQYVWTTSWGLSTRFIGAIIMVHGDDKGLVLPPRLAPIQVVIVPIYKTEEEKARVLEAAQRIEAQLRERFRVKLDGRDNVTPGFKFNDWELRGVPVRVEIGPRDLEKNSVALARRDKPGREGKTFVPQDGLADTIAALLDNIHASMYAKAQAFFQEHSHEVDTYDELQEMVQNGWAYAWWCGDAACEAKIKEDTKATSRCIPLEQPGVGAAKCVVCGRPARHKVYFARAY from the coding sequence ATGAGCAACAAATTGCCTTCTCGCAGCGAAAACTTTGCCGAATGGTACAACCGCCTGGTACTGGAAGCCGAACTGGCCGACTACGCGCCGGTGCGCGGCTGCATGGTGGTGCGCCCCTACGGCTGGGCCTTGTGGGAAAACATCAAAGACGCCCTGGACAGGCGCTTCAAGGCCACCGGCCATGTCAACGCGGCCTTCCCGTTGCTGATCCCCATGTCCTTCCTGGAGAAGGAAAAGGAACATGTGGAGGGCTTCTCGCCCGAGTTGGCCGTGGTCACCCACGGCGGCGGCGAAAAACTGGCCGAGCCGCTGGTGGTGCGCCCCACTTCGGAAACCATCATCGGCTACATGTACGCCAAATGGATCAAATCCTACCGTGATCTGCCGGTGCTCATCAACCAGTGGGGCAATGTGGTGCGCTGGGAATTGCGCACCAAACTCTTCCTGCGCACCTTGGAGTTCTACTGGCAGGAAGGCCACACGGCCCACGCCACGGCCGAGGAAGCCGAAGAAGAAACCCTGCGCATGTTGCGGGTGTATGAGGACTTCGCAGTGAACGAAGCGGCCGTGCCGGTGGTGCCGGGGTTGAAGACCGAGAGCGAGAAGTTCGCCGGGGCGGTGCGCTCTTACACCATCGAGGCCATGATGGGCGATACCAAGGCCCTGCAGGCCGGCACCTCGCACTTCTTAGGGCAAAACTTCGCCAAAGCCTTCAACATCCAGTACCTGGACCAGAACAACCAGTTGCAGTATGTGTGGACGACCTCGTGGGGGCTTTCCACGCGCTTCATCGGGGCGATCATCATGGTGCACGGCGACGACAAGGGGCTGGTGTTGCCGCCTCGCCTGGCCCCCATCCAGGTGGTCATCGTACCCATCTACAAGACCGAGGAGGAGAAGGCGCGCGTGCTCGAGGCGGCCCAGCGCATCGAGGCCCAACTGCGCGAGCGCTTCCGGGTCAAACTGGACGGCCGCGACAATGTGACGCCCGGCTTCAAGTTCAACGATTGGGAACTGCGCGGCGTGCCCGTGCGGGTGGAGATCGGCCCCCGCGACCTGGAAAAGAACAGCGTGGCCCTGGCCCGCCGCGACAAGCCAGGCCGCGAGGGCAAGACCTTCGTACCTCAGGATGGCCTGGCCGATACCATCGCCGCTTTGCTGGACAACATCCACGCCTCCATGTACGCCAAGGCCCAAGCCTTCTTCCAGGAGCACAGCCACGAGGTGGACACCTACGACGAACTGCAGGAGATGGTGCAGAACGGCTGGGCCTACGCCTGGTGGTGCGGCGACGCGGCCTGCGAGGCCAAAATCAAAGAAGACACCAAAGCCACCAGCCGCTGCATCCCCCTGGAACAGCCGGGGGTGGGCGCGGCCAAATGCGTGGTCTGCGGCCGCCCGGCCAGGCACAAGGTGTACTTTGCCAGGGCGTATTGA
- a CDS encoding translation initiation factor IF-3 encodes MSDANQYRINEEIRASQVRLIGPNGENLGVIPRRDALRIAQNAGLDLVEIAPNANPPVCRVMDFGRFLYERSKKERKARKAQAKVEIKELRLRPKTDEHDRAFKLRNARKWLEKGHKVRVRMRFRGREITYPEIALEDLREIAEALADIAVVEKPPAMEGRSMLMILAPRKKKAKKKAESGSPTPDNDT; translated from the coding sequence ATAAGCGACGCCAATCAATATCGGATTAACGAGGAGATTCGCGCCTCTCAGGTGCGTCTCATCGGGCCGAACGGGGAAAACCTGGGCGTGATTCCCCGACGAGATGCCTTGCGAATCGCTCAGAATGCCGGGTTGGACCTGGTGGAGATTGCCCCCAACGCCAACCCGCCGGTATGCCGGGTCATGGACTTTGGCCGCTTTCTGTACGAGCGCTCCAAAAAGGAACGCAAGGCCCGCAAGGCCCAGGCCAAAGTCGAGATCAAAGAACTGCGTCTGCGCCCAAAAACCGACGAGCACGACCGGGCTTTCAAACTGCGGAACGCCCGTAAGTGGCTGGAAAAAGGCCACAAAGTGCGCGTCCGCATGCGCTTCCGCGGCCGGGAGATCACCTACCCCGAAATCGCCCTGGAAGACTTGCGCGAGATCGCCGAAGCGCTGGCCGACATCGCGGTCGTCGAAAAGCCCCCCGCCATGGAGGGCCGCTCGATGCTGATGATCCTGGCCCCGCGGAAGAAGAAGGCCAAGAAGAAAGCCGAGTCAGGCTCGCCAACGCCCGACAACGACACATAG
- a CDS encoding LOG family protein, whose product MSSLHTVAVFGSSGPGPGDPTYEQAYRLGRLLGQRGLTVLTGGYIGTMEAVSKGVVEAGGHSVGVTCEAIERWRPVAPNPWVQEEWRAATLIERLRLLVTRAEAAIALPGGPGTLTEIALFWNHLVIQAIPPRPLVLIGEGWRRTFETFFAAQQAHVHEAARQLLHFAADEAQAVHLLGLG is encoded by the coding sequence ATGTCTTCATTGCACACCGTGGCCGTCTTCGGTAGTTCCGGCCCCGGCCCTGGGGACCCCACTTACGAACAGGCGTACCGTTTGGGCCGCCTGCTGGGCCAGCGAGGCTTGACCGTGCTCACTGGCGGCTACATCGGCACCATGGAAGCCGTCTCCAAAGGCGTGGTGGAAGCCGGAGGGCACAGCGTGGGCGTGACCTGCGAAGCGATCGAACGCTGGCGGCCCGTGGCCCCCAACCCCTGGGTGCAGGAGGAATGGCGCGCGGCCACCCTCATCGAGCGTTTACGCCTGCTGGTCACCCGCGCCGAGGCGGCCATCGCCCTGCCCGGCGGGCCAGGCACGCTCACCGAGATCGCCCTCTTCTGGAACCACCTGGTCATCCAGGCCATCCCCCCGCGACCGTTGGTGCTCATCGGCGAGGGCTGGCGGCGTACCTTTGAGACCTTCTTCGCCGCCCAGCAGGCCCATGTCCACGAAGCCGCCCGACAATTGCTCCACTTTGCGGCCGACGAAGCCCAAGCGGTGCACCTCTTAGGGCTGGGCTGA
- a CDS encoding YggT family protein has protein sequence MITSLIFFLIRLIDLLARVFILFVVVDVVLHYFTSPFHPARAFLDRLILPMLRPIRRVLPPLGGLDFSPVVLIILIQVVAQALIWVLSALI, from the coding sequence ATGATCACTTCACTGATTTTCTTCCTGATTCGCCTGATTGACCTGTTGGCCCGGGTGTTCATTCTCTTCGTGGTGGTGGATGTGGTTTTGCACTACTTTACTTCGCCTTTTCACCCGGCGCGCGCCTTTCTGGATCGTCTCATCCTGCCCATGCTGCGCCCCATTCGGCGCGTCCTGCCCCCTTTGGGTGGCCTGGACTTCAGCCCAGTGGTGCTCATCATCCTCATCCAAGTGGTGGCGCAGGCCCTGATATGGGTCTTGTCTGCCCTGATCTGA
- a CDS encoding alpha/beta fold hydrolase, giving the protein MSIYVLRGQPVHVVEEGHLHRQVALLVHGWSGSWYAMSPLLGLLTRRYRCLAVDLPGYGKSPPFPYRATIPAYADLLAELVAQVSAGPVVYVGHSMGGMIGLTMALRHPALVERFVLLGPTISGRLSTFINLFISPVTLLEAFGLGRFIVSGVEQAFVGVTDRLMRPASFAERTTITARDYRRLRADARRPGQGRVRAECYFAMRENDLRGRLRQIRVPGLVIWGAEDNTVPLRDAGVVSDEWAEADLRILPKAGHWPHFEQPVLTHRLVAGFLGLPLLVQERDVPLSDDTLQQTVEVARFLVNSDLGRALSEANRMRLAAQMHLRVLRPGELLFQADEQGEMLFLVWRGNVEVWGDATPPRRAPRRLAVIPPGQTVGELSFLDGDPYGFDVLAGPEGAVVLALSRSRLLALAEDDPVLGTRLFYNLSRAVARRARFALWQRRTGAPGPLVPPYWRDPRPEDWGRPDAYLQ; this is encoded by the coding sequence ATGTCGATTTATGTGCTTCGCGGTCAACCCGTCCATGTGGTCGAGGAGGGGCATCTTCATCGGCAGGTGGCGCTGTTGGTGCATGGCTGGTCCGGTTCGTGGTATGCCATGTCGCCGCTGTTGGGCCTGCTGACCCGACGCTACCGTTGCCTGGCCGTGGACCTGCCGGGATACGGTAAATCGCCCCCCTTCCCTTACCGCGCCACCATTCCGGCCTATGCCGACCTGCTGGCCGAACTGGTGGCCCAGGTGAGCGCCGGGCCGGTGGTCTATGTGGGACACTCGATGGGGGGAATGATCGGGCTGACCATGGCTTTGCGCCATCCCGCCCTGGTGGAGCGGTTTGTGTTGTTGGGGCCGACCATCAGCGGGCGGCTGTCCACCTTCATCAACCTCTTCATTTCGCCGGTCACCCTGCTGGAAGCCTTCGGCCTGGGGCGTTTCATCGTCTCGGGGGTGGAGCAGGCCTTTGTGGGCGTCACGGATCGGCTGATGCGACCTGCTTCCTTTGCCGAGCGCACCACAATCACCGCGCGGGACTATCGGCGCCTGCGGGCCGATGCCCGTCGCCCCGGGCAGGGCCGGGTGCGCGCGGAGTGCTACTTTGCCATGCGCGAGAACGACCTGCGGGGACGGCTGCGTCAGATTCGCGTCCCCGGTCTGGTCATCTGGGGCGCGGAGGACAACACGGTGCCCTTACGGGACGCCGGCGTGGTGTCCGACGAGTGGGCTGAAGCCGACTTGCGCATCCTGCCCAAAGCTGGGCACTGGCCACACTTCGAGCAACCTGTGCTCACCCACCGGTTGGTCGCCGGCTTTTTGGGCCTGCCCCTGCTGGTCCAGGAACGGGATGTGCCCCTCAGCGACGATACCTTACAGCAGACGGTAGAGGTGGCGCGGTTCCTGGTCAACTCGGATTTGGGGCGCGCGTTGAGCGAGGCCAATCGCATGCGTCTGGCGGCCCAGATGCATCTGCGCGTGCTCCGGCCCGGCGAGTTGCTCTTCCAGGCCGACGAGCAGGGCGAGATGTTGTTTTTGGTCTGGCGGGGCAATGTGGAAGTCTGGGGAGACGCCACTCCCCCGAGGCGAGCCCCCCGGCGGCTGGCCGTGATCCCGCCGGGGCAAACGGTGGGGGAGTTGAGTTTTCTGGATGGGGACCCTTATGGCTTCGATGTCCTGGCCGGGCCCGAAGGGGCCGTGGTGTTGGCCCTTTCCCGCTCGCGTTTGCTGGCCCTGGCCGAAGACGACCCCGTGTTGGGGACCCGCTTGTTTTACAATCTTTCGCGGGCGGTGGCCCGTCGGGCACGCTTTGCGCTCTGGCAGCGTCGTACCGGAGCGCCTGGCCCCCTGGTGCCGCCCTATTGGAGAGATCCCCGGCCGGAGGATTGGGGTCGCCCTGACGCTTACCTTCAGTGA
- a CDS encoding threonine--tRNA ligase — translation MIEKPKLPENYPESQLYRIRHSLAHIMAQAVMDIFPNTKIAIGPPVDDGFYYDFDLPRPITADDLEAIEKRMREILAEGHAFIREEITPEQARELFKDQPYKLELIEDILQRGTDEYGNPLPEGQQPVLSIYRHGNFVDLCRGPHVKHTREIHPKAFKLDSIAGAYWRGDETKPMLTRIYGFAWQTPKELRQYLQWREEAAKRDHRRLGKELGLFYFAPDEIGPGIPLFTPKGEILRHLLESFVREVQTRYGFQHVWTGNLVKENLYAKSGHLQNYADVMFPPMVDGEDRFRLKPMNCPSHMTLYKKMGKHSYRELPLRFSEFATVYRYEKKGELHGLTRVRSLTQDDCHIFCTPDQIQSEFTMLLDLIQEILGRFGLTDYQVRLSLRGEGGKYVNDPEKWNKAEAALRAALDASGLDYTEARGEAAFYGPKADFIAHDTLGREWQLSTIQVDFIQPARLGLTYIGPDGQEHTPVVLHRAIMGSTERFLGVLIEHYAGAFPVWLAPVQAVLIPIADRHVPYCNEVAQRLRAAGLRVEVDDRSERMNAKIRDAQRQKVPYMLVVGDKEVEARQVALRLRSGENLGPMSVEAFLEKAQADIDAGV, via the coding sequence ATGATCGAAAAGCCCAAACTCCCCGAAAATTACCCTGAGTCCCAACTCTACCGTATCCGCCACTCGCTGGCGCACATCATGGCCCAGGCGGTGATGGACATCTTCCCAAACACCAAAATCGCCATCGGCCCGCCCGTGGACGACGGCTTCTACTACGACTTTGATCTCCCCCGCCCCATCACCGCCGACGACCTGGAAGCCATCGAGAAACGCATGCGGGAAATCCTCGCCGAGGGGCATGCGTTCATCCGCGAGGAGATCACCCCCGAACAAGCGCGGGAACTTTTCAAAGACCAGCCGTACAAGTTGGAACTCATCGAAGACATCCTGCAGCGGGGCACGGATGAGTACGGAAACCCCCTGCCCGAGGGGCAGCAGCCCGTGCTCAGCATCTACCGCCACGGGAACTTCGTGGATTTGTGCCGCGGCCCTCATGTGAAGCACACCCGCGAAATCCATCCCAAGGCCTTCAAACTGGATAGCATCGCCGGGGCCTACTGGCGCGGCGACGAGACCAAGCCCATGCTCACCCGCATTTACGGCTTTGCCTGGCAAACTCCTAAAGAACTGCGCCAGTACCTCCAATGGCGGGAGGAAGCGGCCAAGCGCGACCACCGCCGTTTGGGGAAGGAGTTGGGCCTGTTCTACTTTGCGCCAGACGAGATCGGGCCGGGCATCCCCCTCTTCACCCCCAAAGGGGAGATCCTGCGACATCTACTGGAATCCTTCGTGCGCGAAGTGCAGACCCGCTACGGGTTTCAGCATGTCTGGACTGGCAACCTGGTCAAAGAAAATCTGTACGCCAAATCGGGGCACTTGCAAAACTATGCCGATGTCATGTTCCCGCCTATGGTGGATGGCGAGGACCGCTTCCGCCTCAAGCCCATGAATTGCCCCAGCCACATGACCCTCTACAAAAAGATGGGCAAGCACTCCTACCGCGAATTGCCCCTGCGATTTTCGGAGTTTGCCACGGTGTACCGTTATGAGAAGAAAGGCGAACTCCACGGCTTGACCAGGGTGCGCTCCCTGACGCAGGATGACTGCCATATCTTCTGTACCCCGGACCAGATCCAGAGTGAGTTCACCATGCTCCTGGACCTCATCCAGGAAATTCTGGGGCGCTTCGGCCTGACGGATTACCAGGTGCGTCTCTCGCTCCGGGGCGAAGGCGGCAAGTATGTGAACGACCCCGAAAAGTGGAATAAGGCCGAAGCGGCGTTGCGGGCGGCGCTGGACGCCAGCGGCCTGGACTACACCGAGGCCCGTGGCGAAGCGGCCTTCTACGGCCCCAAAGCCGACTTCATCGCCCACGACACCCTGGGTCGCGAATGGCAACTGTCCACCATCCAGGTGGACTTCATCCAACCGGCGCGCTTGGGCCTGACCTACATCGGCCCCGACGGCCAGGAGCATACGCCCGTGGTGCTCCACCGGGCCATCATGGGCAGCACGGAGCGCTTCTTAGGCGTGCTCATCGAACACTACGCCGGGGCGTTCCCGGTGTGGCTGGCGCCGGTGCAGGCGGTACTCATCCCCATCGCGGACCGCCATGTGCCCTACTGCAACGAGGTGGCCCAGCGCCTGCGCGCCGCCGGGCTGCGGGTCGAGGTGGACGACCGCAGCGAACGGATGAACGCCAAAATCCGCGACGCGCAGAGGCAAAAGGTGCCCTACATGCTGGTGGTGGGCGATAAGGAAGTGGAGGCCAGACAGGTGGCCCTGCGCCTGCGCTCCGGCGAGAACTTAGGCCCGATGAGCGTGGAGGCCTTCTTAGAAAAGGCCCAGGCCGACATCGACGCTGGCGTGTGA
- a CDS encoding GAF domain-containing protein — translation MNTLSVLQGENARLQRENRELKAQLRRLYGALRAMDYLLDVLDDLTPDFDALALLADVLDAALQAVDTDHGSLMLADEEQSELVFVLVRGPFTQALTGHRISMKEGIAGWVYQTGESALVPDVRYDPRWSDAIDQVTHFHTQSVLAVPLVAGKRKLGVLEAVKPKGAVPFGEDDASVLWLVARLGALVLEQADRLSSEEKT, via the coding sequence ATGAACACCTTGAGCGTGCTGCAAGGGGAAAACGCCCGCTTGCAAAGGGAAAACCGGGAACTCAAGGCGCAATTGCGCCGCCTGTATGGCGCCCTGCGGGCCATGGATTACCTGCTGGATGTCCTGGACGATCTGACCCCGGATTTTGACGCCCTGGCCCTGCTGGCCGATGTGCTGGATGCGGCCCTGCAGGCGGTGGATACAGACCATGGCTCGTTGATGCTGGCCGATGAGGAACAGAGTGAGTTGGTTTTCGTGTTGGTGCGGGGGCCTTTTACCCAGGCGCTGACCGGGCATCGCATTTCGATGAAGGAAGGCATTGCCGGATGGGTGTACCAGACAGGGGAGTCGGCTCTGGTGCCCGATGTGCGCTACGACCCGCGCTGGAGCGACGCCATTGATCAGGTGACCCATTTCCACACCCAGTCGGTGCTGGCCGTGCCCCTGGTGGCCGGAAAGCGAAAACTGGGCGTGTTGGAGGCCGTGAAGCCCAAGGGTGCGGTGCCCTTTGGCGAAGACGACGCGAGTGTGCTGTGGTTGGTGGCCCGTTTGGGAGCGTTGGTGCTGGAACAGGCCGACCGCCTGAGTAGCGAGGAGAAAACCTGA
- the rplT gene encoding 50S ribosomal protein L20 encodes MRVKTGFVRRRRHKKILKLTKGQWGARSRLFRRANEAMLKSLWYAYRDRRNRKRDLRRLWITRINAAARLNGTTYSRLIHAMRQANITINRKMLADLAVRHPEAFKAVVEKALAATQK; translated from the coding sequence ATGCGAGTCAAGACCGGTTTTGTTCGGCGACGACGCCACAAGAAAATCCTCAAACTCACCAAAGGCCAGTGGGGTGCGCGGTCGCGCCTCTTCCGCCGGGCCAACGAGGCCATGCTGAAGAGCCTGTGGTACGCCTACCGCGACCGCCGCAACCGCAAGCGTGACCTGCGCCGGCTGTGGATCACCCGCATCAACGCGGCGGCCCGCCTCAACGGCACCACTTACAGCCGCCTGATCCACGCCATGCGTCAGGCCAACATCACCATCAACCGCAAGATGCTGGCCGACCTGGCCGTGCGGCATCCTGAGGCCTTCAAGGCCGTGGTCGAGAAGGCGTTGGCGGCCACCCAAAAATAA
- a CDS encoding DUF167 domain-containing protein: protein MRRKFQFHDGRRGAALAIRVTPRARRNEVAEVLNDGTIRIRLTAPPVEGKANKALIQFLSKILDVPSSRISIVAGETGRDKLVSILDMEPEEAQRRILEHLI, encoded by the coding sequence ATGCGACGCAAATTCCAATTCCACGATGGCCGCCGGGGCGCTGCCCTGGCCATTCGCGTCACCCCACGGGCACGACGCAACGAAGTGGCCGAAGTGCTCAACGACGGCACCATCCGCATTCGCCTGACCGCCCCGCCGGTGGAAGGCAAGGCCAACAAGGCGCTGATCCAGTTCCTCAGCAAAATTCTGGATGTGCCGTCTTCCCGCATCTCCATCGTGGCAGGCGAAACCGGGCGGGACAAACTGGTCTCCATTCTGGATATGGAGCCGGAGGAGGCCCAACGCCGCATCCTGGAACATTTGATCTGA
- a CDS encoding YggS family pyridoxal phosphate-dependent enzyme: protein MSRKRSLADQIAERYTQILERIHQAASRAGRDPNEVRLVVVTKGQPLERIQAVMAAGAEDLGENYPEEAVTKMDRLARFDLRWHMIGHLQRRKARLVVERFDWLHSLDRLRLAQRLENLAAQAGRVLPVLLQFNVSGETTKSGWPAWEESQWEHLLPDMEAVLACAHLQVRGLMTIPPPTPDPEGARPYFRRLRRLREYLARRFPQAAWEELSMGMSADFEVAIEEGATFVRIGTAILGPRPPKAKNNENSGKIML from the coding sequence ATGTCCCGAAAGCGAAGTTTAGCCGACCAAATCGCCGAACGCTACACGCAAATTCTGGAACGCATTCACCAGGCTGCCTCGCGGGCCGGACGCGACCCCAACGAGGTGCGGCTGGTGGTCGTCACCAAAGGCCAGCCCCTAGAACGCATTCAAGCCGTGATGGCAGCCGGAGCGGAAGACCTGGGGGAAAACTACCCCGAGGAAGCCGTGACCAAGATGGACCGCCTCGCCCGTTTCGATTTACGCTGGCACATGATCGGCCATCTGCAACGCCGTAAAGCGCGCCTGGTCGTCGAACGCTTCGACTGGCTTCACTCGCTAGACCGGCTCAGACTGGCCCAGCGGCTGGAAAACCTGGCCGCCCAGGCCGGGCGGGTGCTGCCCGTGCTGCTCCAGTTCAATGTGTCCGGTGAGACCACCAAGTCGGGCTGGCCCGCGTGGGAAGAAAGCCAATGGGAGCACCTGCTGCCGGACATGGAAGCCGTGCTGGCCTGCGCCCATCTGCAGGTGCGCGGCCTGATGACTATTCCACCCCCCACACCGGACCCCGAAGGCGCACGCCCGTACTTCCGCCGCCTGCGCCGCCTGAGGGAGTACCTGGCCCGCCGCTTTCCTCAAGCCGCATGGGAGGAACTCTCCATGGGCATGAGCGCCGACTTCGAAGTGGCCATTGAAGAAGGGGCCACCTTCGTGCGCATCGGCACGGCCATTTTAGGCCCCCGGCCACCAAAAGCGAAAAACAACGAAAATTCGGGTAAAATAATGCTATGA
- a CDS encoding YjbQ family protein, translating into MWHTVTLEIATPGKGLHDITAQIQAQVEASGVQVGVCFVFVPHTSASLVLNENWDPTARADLEEAFERLVPPGQPWFRHTLEGADDMPAHIRAALTLPVVPIPIAQGRLALGTWQGVYLFEHRARPHRRRVLVWIWGEGHTSGPG; encoded by the coding sequence ATGTGGCACACCGTGACCCTGGAAATCGCCACGCCCGGCAAAGGACTGCACGACATCACCGCCCAGATCCAGGCCCAGGTAGAGGCCAGCGGCGTACAGGTAGGCGTCTGCTTCGTTTTCGTGCCGCACACCAGCGCCTCCCTCGTGCTCAACGAAAACTGGGATCCCACGGCGCGCGCCGACCTGGAGGAAGCCTTCGAGCGCCTGGTGCCGCCGGGCCAGCCGTGGTTCCGCCACACCCTGGAGGGCGCCGACGACATGCCGGCGCACATCCGCGCCGCGCTGACCCTGCCCGTGGTACCCATCCCCATCGCCCAGGGGCGCTTAGCCCTGGGCACCTGGCAGGGCGTGTACCTGTTCGAGCACCGGGCCCGCCCCCACCGGCGCCGGGTGCTGGTGTGGATCTGGGGCGAAGGCCATACCTCAGGGCCCGGATAA
- a CDS encoding nucleotide pyrophosphohydrolase, with product MDLSELTAAMHRFVEAKGWYRPDSARPQTLRNLAISLTLEAAEVLEHFQWGEHPADRQALAEELADVALYLLQLADRAGIDLEQAILDKLEKNNHRRWEPPDPAKAS from the coding sequence ATGGACCTGAGCGAACTGACCGCCGCCATGCACCGCTTTGTGGAAGCCAAGGGCTGGTACCGCCCCGACAGTGCCCGCCCGCAAACCCTGCGCAACCTCGCCATCTCCCTCACCTTAGAGGCTGCCGAGGTGCTGGAGCACTTCCAGTGGGGCGAGCACCCGGCGGATCGCCAGGCGCTGGCCGAGGAACTGGCCGATGTGGCCCTGTACCTGCTCCAACTGGCCGACCGGGCTGGGATCGATCTGGAGCAGGCTATCCTGGACAAACTGGAAAAGAACAACCATCGCCGCTGGGAACCTCCCGACCCGGCGAAGGCCTCCTGA
- the rpmI gene encoding 50S ribosomal protein L35 — protein MPRKQRTGKKYKIKTHKATAKRFRVTGSGKIVRTKGGKSHFRRRTSDRTKRLFTRMIPVEGAGYIRNIKRLAPYLKKQES, from the coding sequence GTGCCTCGTAAGCAGCGAACCGGGAAGAAATACAAGATCAAGACCCACAAGGCCACGGCGAAGCGCTTTCGGGTGACCGGCTCGGGCAAAATCGTGCGCACCAAGGGCGGCAAGAGCCACTTCCGCCGCCGCACATCGGATCGCACCAAGCGCCTGTTCACCCGCATGATTCCCGTGGAGGGTGCGGGGTACATCCGCAACATCAAGCGGCTGGCCCCCTACCTGAAGAAACAAGAGAGTTAA